The region GGAACATTATTCTCAAAAATTGCTTCTAATCGGTTTTCCGCATGCTTCACTGGCCAGTGTACTTCGTCAAAAAGATGCTTAACAATTCTTGAAGTGGAGTCCCATGAAATCAGGGTTTCATCCTTGCTGGCAAAATCAGAAATATGGGCCCGCGGGGGTTTGAACCCCGGACCTTGCGCTTATCAGGCGCACGCTCTAACCAGGCTGAGCCACGGGCCCTTTTCTGGCAGGATATGCCAGTTCTGCGTGCATGCATGTGCGCCTTTAGCGCTATGATGCATGGTTGGCTTGTGTTTATAAAAGTGTTGGTAGCTCCACCTTATCGGGCTTGCTGTTCTGGTGGGGGCGTATTAAGTGCGGGCAGTGCTCATCACATCCAGAAACCATGAGCATAGATAAACTCCTTTGACTCGAGAATCGCATCTTCGTCTCTGAGCTCGAGGGTCAGATAGTTTCTGTAATTTTTTGGTATTATCGAGAAATCTATGCTCCCTGCGCCGAGTTTCAGATGTTCGTCAAAATCGCCCCTGTTATCGTGGAGGTGAACGTTTATGACTCTGTCGAAATTCTCCCTGAAGAGATCATGTCCCTCTTTTACCGCATAATGTCCGATGTCAAATGTTAGCCAGACATCAGTTTCGTTGATTATTCTCTCCAGACCCTTCTTTATTCCTCCTGAAATGCCTATCGTGTTCTCTATTGCGATGATCTCATTTTCTCTGACGAATGGCAGGAATTCTTCTGTAAGGACCTTCTCATTGTGCCTGTCGAACCACTCCTCCCGGAAAATAAACCCCCTCGATGTGATGAAACCGGGATTCCATCCGATATGGACTGTAACTACTTTCGCTTCGCTTTTTTCCGCAAAATACAGCGTTTTTCTAAGCTCTTCGTAACTGGCCTGCCTGGCAACATCGCTTATTGCGAGAAAGTTGGTGGTAATGGCGGGAGCGTGTATCAGCACGTCTATCTCGTAGCTCATGGAAAGCTCTGAAACCTGCTGAGGGTGAATGGCAGAATAGTGGTAGTGGGGGTGATCCATCAAAAGCTCCACATGGTTGAAACCGTTTTCTGCTGCAAACTCAAACGCCTGCTCTAAGCAGTGTTCAACATCGGGCTGAAAACCAAGAATCATGCTATCACCGGTGTACCATGGTTCCTATTCCCTCCTTTGTAAACAGCTCAAGAAGAATTGAGTGTTCAATTGAGCCGTTTATTATGTGCACCTTCTCCACACCATTTTTCAGGGCATTCAGTGCAGCTTCTGCTTTGGGTATCATGCCTCCCGAGAGCATACCTGCTTTCAGAAGATTTTCAAGCTCTTCTGCGCTCATTTTCGATATGAGTGAACTTTCATCATTAACATCCCTGTAAATCCCGTTGACGTCGGTGAGCATGATCATTTTCTTGGCTCTGAGCGCTCCGGCAACGTCTCCCGCCACAATGTCTGCATTCATGTTGTATATGTTACCGTTTAGATCTGCAGCAACCGGCGATATGACCGGAATGTATCCGTTATCTATCAGAATTTCCAGGATTCTGGGATTTACGTACTCAGTTTCGCCAACGTAGCCGAGATCGACCTCGACCTCACTCTCACCGATTCTTTTCTTCACCTTCTTTTTTCTTGCTATGACGAGCAGACCGTCCTTACCTGAGATTCCAACGGCCTTCGCACCGTTCTTTATGAAATATGAGATGATCTTTGAATTTATCTTTCCATCGAGAACCATCTCTACTATTTCTATCGTATCCTCGTCTGTTATCCTCAACCCGTCGATGAATTTTGGCTTTATACCGAACTTCTCCATTTTCTCGCTTATCTCTGGCCCCCCTCCATGCACGACCACGGGCTTAATGCCTACGAAATAAAGCAGCATTATATCTCTCACTGTCTGTTCGAGCATCTCATCGCTGACCATTGCATGACCGCCTATCTTGATTACCATCGTCTGACCGTGGAATTCCTTGATGTACGGGAGGGCTTCAAGAAGGGTGCTCACTTTTTCCATGGTTCTGGATACCTGCGATTTAATAAAAAGATTGTTGATTTACTCGATGGCCTTTCTCAGTATCAGTCTGACATGCTCTCTGGCAGAATCTATTACGTTCATTTTCACGTCCCCCTCGCTGATGGCGATCGGCAGTTCAGTACATCCGAGAATTACTGCATCAGCATCATATTTATTGATAATTTCCACAAGTCTGTTTTTTCTCTGCAAGTTTCCAAAAACGAGATCTTCGAAGATTATTGAATTGATCTCTTCAACCTCTTCAGGAATTGTGACCTCAAATCCGGATTTTTCAAGTTCTTTTCTGTAGAATCCCTCTTTCATGGTCGTCCTTGTTCCTGTGAGCAGGAGCCTCTCTGCTCCAATCTCTCTTGCCCTCTCCGCCACCGCATCGATTATGCTGACGAAGTCGGATTCTGCAATCTTTTCAAGCTCGGGAAGGACTTTGTGCGGTGTGTTGGATGCGATTGCGAGCAGCTCTGCTCCTGCCCTTTCAAGTGATTTTACTGCACTGCTGAGAATCTTTAACCTCGTCTCCCAGTCAGAATTCAGAAATTCGGAGAAATTGATGCTGTATATCACCATTTCCGGATACACGTTGCTTTCAAAGTTCTCTCTCGAAAGCCGGATGAACTCCTGGTAGTAGTACAGAGTGGATTCAGGACTAAGTCCACCAATAATTCCGATTCTTTTCATGAGCTTGGATTTTTCGCCACACTAAATATATTTTGGGATAAGGTTAAATGCAAAAATGTCCTATCCTGTGCATGCTCCCACCCGGACAGTTTGAGGAGGAAAAGCTCAGAGTGCTCAATATCTCGTCAATTCCCGAGATTGATGCTGACGATTACACGCTCAAAATCGGT is a window of Geoglobus acetivorans DNA encoding:
- a CDS encoding TIM barrel protein; translation: MILGFQPDVEHCLEQAFEFAAENGFNHVELLMDHPHYHYSAIHPQQVSELSMSYEIDVLIHAPAITTNFLAISDVARQASYEELRKTLYFAEKSEAKVVTVHIGWNPGFITSRGFIFREEWFDRHNEKVLTEEFLPFVRENEIIAIENTIGISGGIKKGLERIINETDVWLTFDIGHYAVKEGHDLFRENFDRVINVHLHDNRGDFDEHLKLGAGSIDFSIIPKNYRNYLTLELRDEDAILESKEFIYAHGFWM
- the argB gene encoding acetylglutamate kinase, producing MEKVSTLLEALPYIKEFHGQTMVIKIGGHAMVSDEMLEQTVRDIMLLYFVGIKPVVVHGGGPEISEKMEKFGIKPKFIDGLRITDEDTIEIVEMVLDGKINSKIISYFIKNGAKAVGISGKDGLLVIARKKKVKKRIGESEVEVDLGYVGETEYVNPRILEILIDNGYIPVISPVAADLNGNIYNMNADIVAGDVAGALRAKKMIMLTDVNGIYRDVNDESSLISKMSAEELENLLKAGMLSGGMIPKAEAALNALKNGVEKVHIINGSIEHSILLELFTKEGIGTMVHR
- a CDS encoding amino acid racemase; this encodes MKRIGIIGGLSPESTLYYYQEFIRLSRENFESNVYPEMVIYSINFSEFLNSDWETRLKILSSAVKSLERAGAELLAIASNTPHKVLPELEKIAESDFVSIIDAVAERAREIGAERLLLTGTRTTMKEGFYRKELEKSGFEVTIPEEVEEINSIIFEDLVFGNLQRKNRLVEIINKYDADAVILGCTELPIAISEGDVKMNVIDSAREHVRLILRKAIE